Part of the Elusimicrobiota bacterium genome is shown below.
AAACAGAAATCGAGCTCAAGGAGCTCGGCTTTGAGGCGGCCGTCCTGTTCCGTCACCCAGCGCAACCAGGACATCGTTAAAAAGATCAAGAACCTGAAATCGGATCACCCCTTCTGGGGATACCGGCGGATCTGGGCCCGGC
Proteins encoded:
- a CDS encoding transposase gives rise to the protein MRRPSCSVTQRNQDIVKKIKNLKSDHPFWGYRRIWARLKYDEHMNINKKRVLRLMRRHDLLVKPNLRL